In Aedes albopictus strain Foshan chromosome 3, AalbF5, whole genome shotgun sequence, the genomic window attgacggacggcacttctccgacatcatcgacgtcaggacctatcgtggcgccaacatcgactccgaccactatctggtgatggtcaaactgcgcccaaaactttccgtcatcaacaatgtacggtaccggcgaccgccacggtacaacctagagcgactgaagcaaccggatgtcgcctcagcatacgcgcagaacctcgaagccgcgttgccagacgagggcgagctggatgaggcccctctagaggactgctggagtacagagaaagcagccatcaacgacgcagccgagagcaccatcgggtacgtggaacggaatcgacggaacgaatggtttgacgaagagtgcagaacggttttggaggagaagaacgcagcgagggcggtaatgctgcagcaagggactcgacagaacgtggaacgttacaaacagaagcggaaacagcagacccgcctctttcgggagaaaacgcgccgcctggaagaagcggagtgtgaagaaatggaattgctgtgccgttcccaagaaacacggaagttctatcagaagctcaacgcatcccgcaacagcttcgtgccgcgagccgaaatatgcagggataaagacggaggcctcttgacggacggacgtgaggtgatcgaaaggtggaagcagcacttcgatcagcacctgaacggcgtggagaacgtaggcacgggagcccacggcaacggaaggaacgacgacgccagtgcaacggAGAACGGAAAcgcagtcaggatctgggaaaccgaacagctaccggaggagtggaaaaaaGAGGTAAACTGCCCCATCCACAAGaacggcgaccatttggaatgtgagaacttcagggcgatcactattttgaatgctgcctacaaagtgctatcccagatcatcttccgtcgtctttcacctaaagtaaatgagttcgtgggaagttatcaagccggcttcatcgacggccggtcgacaacggaccagatctttaccgtacggcaaatcctccagaaatgccgtgaataccaggtcccaacgcaccacctgttcatcgacttcaaagcggcatacgatagtatcgaccgcgcagagctatggagaatcatggacgaaaacggctttcctgggaagctgactagactgattaaagcaacgatggacggtgtgcaaaactgcgtaagggtttcgggtgaactatccagttcattcgtatctcgccggggactgcgacaaggtgacggactctcatgtctactcttcaacatcgcgctggaaggtgtgatgcgacgagccgggctcaacagccggggaacgattttcacaaaatccggtcaatttgtgtgcttgtacacccgcctgaaacgcgaatcagcaaaggtcggactggtggtgaatgcctcaaaaacaaagtatatgctggtaggcggaaccgaaaacgaccggatccgtctgggtagtaatgttacgatagacggggatactttcgaggtggtggaggaattcgtctacctcggatccttactgacggctgacaacaacgtgagccgagaaattcggaggcgcatcatcagcggaagtcgggcctactacgggctccagaagaaactgcggtcgaaaaagattcacccacgcaccaaatgcaccatgtacaaaacgctaataagaccggtgatcctctacgggcacgagacatggaccatgcccgaggaggacctgcaagcactcggagttttcgagcgacgcgtgctaaggacgatcttcggcggtgtgcaggaaaacggtgtgtggcgcagaaggatgaaccacgagctcgctgcactttacggcgaacccagcatccagaaggtggccaaagccggaaggatacgttgggcagggcatgttgcaagaatgccggacaacaaccctgcaaagctggtgtttgcatcggatccggttggcacaagcaggcgtggagcgcagagagcacgatgggcggaccaggtggagcgtgacttggcgagcactgggcgcgaccgaggatggagagcggcagcaacaattcgagtattgtggcgtactattgttgattatgtcttgtcttaatgatgttgaacaaataaatgtatgtatgtatattcaacgagaaaggcactatcaccactaggtggattaatctgggtcttttcattcatttttgcatgaataaagtgattttttttttggaaaaaatcgtccCTGTTTGAAAACTAAAAACATCCTACAGGCGTTTCAAGATTCTTAAGGAGGTTGAAGGTGGCTTCCTAGGGCCAAGGGGGTGCCAGGGGCGTTTCATgagattccagggggtttcagagggattccagGGGCCTTATGGGTGATTAACGTGGTATTAGGGAGTACCGAGAGGTCTCAAGGGCATCCAGGGGGTCCCagggttttttcagggattcccaggAAGTTTAACGGGGGTTCATGGGGTGTTTCAGGGAATCCAGAGGGTTCCATTGGGTCTCAGTGgcgcttcagggagtctcaggagcctccagatggtctcaggggcgtttcagagtgcAACATCAGCAGGGGTATAATGAGTTAAGTTATGACATAGTACCTAATTATCAAAATACGCGGAATATTGTATTTGCAATAAAACGTCATCCTgaaaaaagtgactaataattatAAGTAAcctataattgtgcaatgagtgtacgctCTCAGCACACTAGAGAATAAGCATAAAAAAGAGTGTCTGACTGTTGGATACCTTCCCTTACCTAACACCTATTCTGCGGTTCACTATATGTGGGAGGCTTGTCAATCACATTCCGATCTTGTGTGCTCTCCGATGATGGAGTGCTGCAAATCTAACTACAAGGCGAGGGGTGGTAGACGAGTGAGACAAAGTGGTTCGAATCTCAAATGCGTTCGTTGTGTTGTGTGCAATTGAACGGCGGTTTGAGTGCGCTAATGAAGCAAAGAGAACATGGCAAAATATAATTTTAAACGCACGAGTATTCCCGTTTTGGGCAGCCGAAAATAGATGCCTACGCACTCTCGCTGTATGATGGATGTAAACAGCATGGTTTGTGCCATATACTTTGGGACGGCTCTGGCTGGAATTTGGAAAACATGCGCTAATGTGTTGATTATTGGGGATACAATGAGGAGGAACAATAATTGGTGCAAATGATTTGTAGTGCATTATTTGTGGCATATACATGTTTTGAATTCCTGGTAATTCGACTATCATTAGTAGCAGTACTTTCACTGAGAACAATTGATGGGACTTATAGGATATAGGATTATAGGATAAATAACTCCACCGTAGTTTCGAATATCAGCTCTGCATTtcaaattttattggaaattcaatTGTTTGGATTTCTATATCCCTAATGTCCACTAAAACCTAATCTCCCTATGAACAAGTATCGGGGCTTCGTTTCTTATATCCCGCAAACTTTCAATCCCACACATTTcattagtgcgattttaataatCTAAACAGTCAATTCGTTCAATTGTTCGTAATACCTTCCGAAAAACCATTATAAATTGGTATCACCCAAGTGTATgtggggaatcgcgccacttgggcgatggcttctatattcgtctgttttccactataactcagtcaaatttgaaccaattgacacaacttttggaatgtggtgagataggtatagtatctacccgtgtacaacatttcaagtcaattggttcaaaattgactgagttatagtgggaaacagacggatatagaagccactgccgaagtagcgcgataccctgtGTGGCCAATGCAGTGCCACCTGTTTGCCCATTTATCACGCGAACGATTCGGCCAAGAATGTCACCTGCATCAGCCCCCGCATGTATGTAGCTATGTGGTACCGCTACCGTCATGATCTCGCCACCCCAAGTGTGTCTGTCCGCTCGTGTGTGAATTATTATCGAACACGCGCGCATAGTCTAGCTGCAATCAATACGTAGTAGGTACCGACACAAGACAATATTAGGGGCATCATTAGAGGTGCTCTTTTTAGGCGGTGATTCAACAGAGTGGACATATCTATCTATGCACCTATCTACGCCAATCGATCAACGGTCGAACGTGTGAATATCGATGATGTTCTAATTGCCACCCatcgacggacgacgacgacaacagcgACACCGCCAATGTCACGCTCAGCAGAGGAGATAAACCAGAACCGCATCAATTGGAATACCGGTTTTACGTCTTCCTCGGCTCCGTGTCGAAGTGAATTATTGTTTTCCTCGCCATTGTCGTCGTGATAATTGTTTTTGTGAATGGCGCGCTGTGTGATTCGCGGTGGGTTCCGTGAGGAAAAGTGTTCAGCATTGCCATATTTGTGAAGCGACGACGTGCTCGCATAGCATGACGAACGCGCGCGCGAAGATTGCCTGTGTCGATGAAGAGTATACATCTGCTACGTGATCTGTATTTAGTGCTACTGCAATACTGGCTGTGAGGAAAGAAGTTTATGTGACGTGAGCGTGAGGCTACATGCAGTTGAAACGTATGATTACAGTTGACGTGAACAAGCAAAAAATTGTGGGAAAAGTAAGTAACTCTCTATATATTTTTCAATATTAATAATTCGAAACTTTTGCGTTATTCATTTTATTCAGCAGTTTTATAAGTGCATTTGATTAAggcttttattttttcttttcatCTTCTAATTCTTATTCTAATTTTTAAACTTCCTGGGGCGAATCAAGCTTTTCAGTTTAGTTTTCTATTaacacttccacagtaattataAGCCTGCCAAGAAACGAAGTCATACACACTCAGCATGGTCCTGCTGAATACCCGCGTGTTTACCACGTTAACCACTTTAGCTACATGTGTGAGCATTCCCATCCCAATCATAAACGTAACAAATTGACACCAATTCACCGAATCCACCAAAGGGGATCCTAGCTATAACGACACATAATGGATTCCTCATCTGGCATCCGACGACGACTGATTGTAGCTATCCAAACATTTGCCCACAGCCAATCGGTCATAAATCAAAGCAGCATCTGTGGTTTGCGGtttaggattccaccagaatgtaGCGCTTTCTATTTACGAGTGGTGTCTGCATTGATCAGATATTGCATGTGCACTAGGCTTGTGAAAACATGCTAAACCGTAAAATTGCCGGCATGTGTGTGTAAGGTTAATTGGCACTTTTGGATGGAAGCATCGTTGAGTAGTAATGTGCATATATTTTTAAACCGATAGCTGCACCTGTTGTCATCAATCATTCTGAAATGCTATACTTATCTGTATGTGCTATTCGTTCATTACTTTGTTTGTGGGCAAGAAATCACTTCGACTGCGTCAATGGATTGCTTAGACTGCAACTGTGTTGAATATATTAGGAACTGAGTATCAATTCCGTAGTTTTCAATACAAAGAGAATTTCAGTCCTTAAAGAGTCCTATTCACAGCTGTTCAAACTGGAAACAAAGAtatgcactcttaaaaaattaaaaatttacatgtgaCGTAaatcatcaacgtacgtaaacactCCATGAGTGAATGGCAAAtttaacttaattttacatccatcatgtaagctcAGGTGAGTTGCGTAAGCCGTCAACAACCGCATTTCTCCAGATACGCAGAAACAGTATTGTTACGCATAGTTGCGTATCTTAAATTTTAAGACTACAATAATAACCCTTGAGAACCCCTGTGGTTGAATGCTATACAGCTAGACGAGAAAGAATGCTTATTGAATAATGAATAGAGATTATCAGTATAACGAGGAGGTGTTCCCGTGACAGGTCACCGAAATTGTAAGCTAATTATAAGGTAAATGTATTTATGTTGTATAATAAACTTTATTTTTAGCTTTTTAGCTAACTGTGACAGTAATTGTCGTGTTTTGCTGTGAGAGTCGGTTCACTGTTTGCCTCAAGAAGCACCTCCCGCAACAAGTATAACATGTATCATCTGTCTTACAATTCGGTGAAACAGTTCTGAGGTATCGTGGCTGCTGCACAGACCGGTATTCGAATCCATGTCGATatttggttctagcgattgctagctcaacTTTGACCGTACTGGGAGGTGTGAATTTGTGTCAAACTTTTCTGCTCGTGGTTTCCCCGCCCTTGGCATCAGAACCAGGCTCTGTCGCTTCCtaacctctgggaaaacttttTCGTCCAGGATCTTTTGCATATCAGACCTGAATATCTCGGGggcctctgcaatggctactaTTAAGGTCAATTTCAGAACTCcgcccggacctggggccttaccagagatgggaccattcatttgcaaagagttacattcacacacattgtatggatgaatttacccaagtaacacacttgtcaccgaagagtcacggcggcgcaggtttttgttgcgcagaagttactgtgacttactcctAGCTAGTAagtgtatatttgttagaagtagatCACAGTGAcacagtttgccgaataacattgggatcgcaaacgcataccaaagtcgttagcgagctgtgaaggcaacaaGGGAaggtaaattacattcacgccgtagAGAGTTGCGATTGCTGCATCCTGTTGATTAAACtattgattctacaccaaaatattcttctacaaagtttcaggtaaaacaaaaatggaaaagtgttccatacattgatttttgctgcgatgtttcAGAAGCAAGTTAGCAGCAGTacgtaaatgattgcaaatgaatgatcccatccttgggcCTTACCAACGCTAAGGAACTTTGAtatcccgcaagttccacatcggcgaCCCTCtcgtcatcgccagccccagtccccagctgtcctacgaaaggaggccaaggacaagAATCATGACGCGGAAAGCGCCCCTTGATGATCCCCTCCAGgctcacagaggtccaattttaagaaaagctggcagaaactcaatttttgaacatgtcttatatgggatacagtatattgagcattcatcctcAATACCAGGAGtactaactggcatttaaaaaaattgaaaatattgattttgtatcttgttacagcaccgAATAGttgctgatggaaaaagtgctgaatttttgataaagaacacaaacaagttcaaccactacaaaagtctattgatataagtaatacaattgctttcaaaagtttattttaaaaaagacactacaccgtcttcaaccagaggttgtacagactgaacaagcagtaacacatgacaacggacaacacacttaacacccagtggcccagtggagaattttccgtttgacgaaaagttttccccgattggagcgggaatcgaacccacaccccGAGGCTTAcaaaacgcctagatgactgacgcctctagccgcacggccacgaagcccaccatttgtaagttcttgtgtatatcagacatctgtaTTGGGCAAgatatcaaaataacacttttggcttcaaaattgacattacgttcattagtacgaaaaattcttacacttcccgagcagaagaaaataacaagagaataacatatcaaggtatttatcttaaatactaccataccttgatatgcccttcattaggtggcaaTAAGAGGcagaataacaaaaacgaataccaaaattttgtataaataacacctagaaaataacaagtcttgttattttaataatgaatgcatacctgaaatttcaggtgctgtatttgttatcccaaagttattgaataacaaactaataacatttattgttattaaatgttacatttgttcgatgacttcatgatgtaataacaaatcttgttcttcgattattttcactgctaaaccaacaaatactacatcaataccaaactctgatcaaatacctccaactgttattgtgatgttctcataacatttcgtagaataacgcagcaataacaattttaggtattagagcacatgttgctcttcgcatggtatttgtaaggtatgcccttctgctcgggttcgacttcaaaaagtctaacaaatcgctccccgctactccccgcggggagattccgttcaaatgctcgtttatgtatgcagaatcggttaaagaaaaatgcaactgccaagagctgccaaaacaataacgccatgatgatatgtgtatagtaaaatagggtatgtgttccatcattaatctcacgctcccatattcatcctattcgaaaacaagcgactacagcaccgattgattccgttctttttgtttccatgggtgctcacttctaacaaaaaatacaaaaataagaaacaaaacaaacagcgcttcaatcctttgtttttcgtaggatgaaaatgggagctacatgcttaagaagggaaccaataccctagtatgaaaaacatcaattttgttcggattttgttcgaagaaatggacaaaaaatgaaaatgcctttaaaatgcaATTGAACGCTAAATCATGATCCAATACactcatataggctaaaactagcagactactatgatttggaaatttttgccaggtatttacaaatctggaccactgtgtcgCTGCTCTGAAGGAACCATTGCATCTTTTGCTTTGGTCATAACGATCCTgtgggcatcaccccacggattcgcattgacaTTCTGACAGACaacctcaaagcaggccttttagcTTGCCCTTATCTCAATCATCACCGCAACTTTAGCAGTGGTGACCACTactcgccgttcgtttcgctcttcctcaattCGTGCTCACTGTATCTTGCGCTGTATCCACCGCCTTGCCTGTAAGCAGGAACGGCGCAAAACCGCCGGTGGTCTTTCGCTCACAGCGGAACATAACACGTCGtttaagtatgatgtcttccacataCAACGACTTAGCAGTAGCCAGTCGCCTCTTCCCCTATCCgctacctgctgttgttgtagtctatACAGTAGCGAACCACCAGTGTGAACTACTTTGTaccgactaaaggtacttttggtaccggCTGCGTGAGCTGCTCGATTGACCACCGCCGTGTAACGGATTTGTTTGCGTCCGCCACAAGTAGCTGTACCGAGGCTACCTCTGCGCCTGCCAgacccttccgtagccgaacggctgcggcgGGCACCTGTGACTCGCCGCAGTGCCGGGACGACCTCTTCCACGTCAGTCAAAGTTcatcaccttcagagtcgccttcgCCGTAAAAGCCCTCACCTTGACACCCTCGCCaaagacctcttccgccagacttttgtaggcggcgctcttgcgctccttatcgcgcttGAGCCCGAGGATGATTTCATCCGTACGAGTACGGAGACGAAAATATTCTCATcaactcggagcgggaatcgaaccctcaccccatagcatggtgcgattagaagcttagtTACCGTAACCGCAacgctacgaggctccactaaaCTGATTTTATTATGCACCCGACGTTTCCTTTTTTTTTATCAGTTCGTTTATTTAAAAGGCTCAGGCGTGCGTAGCACTTAACAGAGCCGACTTCAGTATAGgaaaatttataataaaaaatatttttgttttatgattaacaatagaatcaaatttaagaaagacacacacacacacacacacacacacacacacacacacacacacacacacacacacacacacacacacacacacacacacacacacacacacacacacatacatacacacacacacacacacacacacacacacacacacacacacacacacacacacacacacacacacacacacacacacacacacacacacacacacacacacacacacacacacacacacacacacacacacacacacacacacacacacacacacacacacacacacacacacacacacacacacacacacacacacacacacacacacacacacacacacacacacacacacacacacacacacacacacacacacacacacacacacacacacacacacacacacacacacacacacacagagagATCAATCGTGATAAAAGGTCATCTGATTCAACGGACTACCAGTGGCTTCAGCTATTCTTTGTTTATCCTCCTCAATTAGAAGTTGTCGTTCATTCTCGTCCTCAATCCGTTCATACGTTGCAATCCGAGTCCTACCCTTGTTGGAAGTCGCATCAGAAATGGTGGTTAAACTGTTGTCGCTGTCGCTTAAGGACGGGTTGGCTTTGTTCTGCTTTTTGTGTACCTGGTTTAACGCCTGATTTTTTCGTTTTCGATTGTTTTTTTGTATTCGCTTTATTGTTCGATACTGATCCATCTACACTATCAGCATCGCTGGAAATCTCCTCTACTTTCTCCTCCATTTTATCAACTTCGGGCGCTATTGTTGCCGATCGTTGTTCGTTCCTCTATTGTTGCTCGTGTAGAAGCGGACATGACTTCTTCAAATGAGTGTCTGAATTACACTTGAAGCACTTGTCGATCAACCCGTCATAGTACAACCTACCCTTTCGATTGCAGAAATACAGAACCTCCGGGATTTCCTGCTCCAGGTCTATGTAGATACCGCGAACACCGGTGAACATAATGAGCTAGTACTCTGCCGGAAAGCGCTCGCGAACGGTACGTTTAACCGTCCCGTACTTTGCCATCACTGAGGTCAGATCGGCATCTGATATTTCTGACGGCAAGTCAAAAATACGCACATATCGAGTGTTACCTGCTCCTGACATTTGAACCTTCACCACCTTTCTATCGTTGTAATGGAAAGGAGCAATGCCAACGTGTTTTCCACTACTACTGTGCTTGACATATTGTATCACGTATGACAACGACCACACAAAAACCGAAAACAATTCGACGAATGAACAAAAACGTCTGTTCTCGAGATGCAAACTTAAACTCAACACGGTGGGGGCCCCACGGTTTGATACGTGTCTTTCATAGAGGAAAAATAAATATTAATGTTCGGCATCCAAACTTTGACTGTACCCTTTTGGTACATGACATCGGAAACACTTCAACAGTTCAACGGGATTGTTTAGCTGAGGAATACACTATCCTTGTTTCGAAATGTCGGGTGAAACATATTACTCGTTTTGCCTTTCTCTTACACCAAAGTgtgctgaaaggctatatgttcacttaataaccgaatttttgataaaaaggctctgtaagttcatcaactagttgtgtatcagtagtccaattttggagaagatcagACCATTGTCcccggagttataaagattctagaaaaagataaaattatccgatagccaactttgagctgttatatctcaggattcaatgaaccgaatgcaatgaaattttgaccatttatgacttgtataatgagctatgaaaaacctttgacttaacttaaaattctttacacggaagaaaattataacaattagattatttttctaataaaacactaaattatccaaaacttcaacatcgtttcaaaattcaagatgcaaattatagttcaattgaTTTTCCTCTAAAtgtcttatatataaatgtgttttgaaggaaagttacaacatagccgctaattaATTGAGAAAGtcatgggatgcatattagaaattgattaaTTTACTAAAGAaacgtgaaatgaatgaaatcgttataactttttctcttgttaaaaatttaaagttaagttaaacgtttttaagagttcatcatataagtcatgaatggtcgaaatttcattgcaatcagttcattgaatccggagatataaaagctcaaagttggctatcgaataattatacccttttcaagaatctttatatcttcgtgaagaatagcccgatcttttccaaatttgaaccactgatacacaactagttgatgaacttacagtaaaaaattgagaatatttgatgcccttttaaaaaagttacagcgagttgaacattttttgaaaagtgaaaattttacctgtcccagttattttgagtatcccctgtacgtcATATGTGACTTTGTGTTGGTTGTGTGCATAGCCGTTAACCCATAGCGAACGACTAATACTGTGCCCGTTGGCTACcggatccacgagcttggcatcgctcctcaagacttccgagtacttggactgttcggtCCTGATGATgattacaattgacagctgcaggTACACTTTCTACGGCAGCTAATTAAAAGCcccataataaatttaaaaacaaatctatgaataattcgaaaatttccaataaataaataggggtgtaagcaataataaaataaaaaagttccataaacaaatcaaggAGTGCATAAACGAATAAAAATTTCCCATTAATAATTGacttttgagcaataaaaaatgtcagaatttccacaaataaatgaacaattgcaataaaaaaccatattttttccaaccaaaaaatcgaacattctaCATCATAGagctatgatagaaagactgaaactatgtgcgcaatttaacagacaatcgcttcctgtccgaactcgctaacgctcgtcgcaCGTCTCTATTCGTATTATACCTGGTAAATTAGAGCCGAattgacgcagttacggcgcatcagatttcagaaacgtttgcggccttctgccgccttagttcctcaatcctctatgcggcttcgccacaTGGCTCTGCCACTACTCTTAACTAGAATTGCATTCAAGTTAATTGCTCATCGTGTCGTATTTGTTGCTAAATTTTCGATTACTTTCTGGATGTTTTTCAGTTGAGCATTTccaaatttattatggaaaatcgaatttatttatggaaaattcgaacttttttggtggaaaaaatgtaggtaTTTATTGCAATTGAACAAAGAACCAAAGGTTTTCAAATTGTTcgattaaattaataaaaatatatgaATATTCAACTAGAAATAAGAACAAAGTGTAATGCCAcataaaattgtagaaaaaaaaattaaaataaatataaaaaacaagtttttttttaatatgcgtTTATCCGAAATCCCCACAATGAAATTATGCGCCTACCATTGAGCGTCAACTAAATTCAGTTCGATCATTCAAAATTcgtgttaaaaaaaatcctgtttttTTTGCAATATGAATATAATCTTTATATTGATTAGTTGGTTATCACTTCCGACAATTCTACAACAGTCCACGATATATCACATATATATTATAATTTTGAGTTACATTAATATAAAAGTTAGAGAAAATATACGCCCTCTCCAAATGTTAGTCCAGATAAATATTAGATTTTTCAAAGTTGAtgcatccataaagtttcattggttgacgaGAGGCTTCTGAGGCTATATATGGCTATGTTGGAACGAAACACACTGAAAAATATTAACTCAATGTAgacacaaaaaaaagtttttgttagaaaaactttttttcctttaatatctcacagcaacattgttcggagaaaatgtaggtaattgaaatacctttctccagaaaaaaaaaatcatcgatttaaaaacatagggttttttgcaaTATTGATTTTAATTGTTAAAACCTTTTTTTCCAGTGAAGAaagtagttttatatttttttgatatgtttctaaaaaacttcatggaatttcacgatactccgccatacaacacttttttgtagctcttgtcatttttgagttacatcgattttaaaaaaaaatcaatgaaaaaaaattaggccctcttcaaaaaatactcttgaaaaa contains:
- the LOC115257530 gene encoding uncharacterized protein LOC115257530, translated to MVRTFRGNHTIYQSCGNTRELGTAFIVMDDMQRRVIGWWPIDERMCRLRIKGRFFNFSIINVHSPHSGSTDDDKDAFYAQLEREYDPQAQEYCPSHDVKIIIGDLNAQVGQEEEFKPTIGKFSAHQQTNENGLRLIDFAASKNMAIRSTFFQHSLPYRYTWRSPQQTESQIDHVLIDGRHFSDIIDVRTYRGANIDSDHYLVMVKLRPKLSVINNVRYRRPPRYNLERLKQPDVASAYAQNLEAALPDEGELDEAPLEDCWSTEKAAINDAAESTIGYVERNRRNEWFDEECRTVLEEKNAARAVMLQQGTRQNVERYKQKRKQQTRLFREKTRRLEEAECEEMELLCRSQETRKFYQKLNASRNSFVPRAEICRDKDGGLLTDGREVIERWKQHFDQHLNGVENVGTGAHGNGRNDDASATENGNAVRIWETEQLPEEWKKEVNCPIHKNGDHLECENFRAITILNAAYKVLSQIIFRRLSPKVNEFVGSYQAGFIDGRSTTDQIFTVRQILQKCREYQVPTHHLFIDFKAAYDSIDRAELWRIMDENGFPGKLTRLIKATMDGVQNCVRVSGELSSSFVSRRGLRQGDGLSCLLFNIALEGVMRRAGLNSRGTIFTKSGQFVCLYTRLKRESAKVGLVVNASKTKYMLVGGTENDRIRLGSNVTIDGDTFEVVEEFVYLGSLLTADNNVSREIRRRIISGSRAYYGLQKKLRSKKIHPRTKCTMYKTLIRPVILYGHETWTMPEEDLQALGVFERRVLRTIFGGVQENGVWRRRMNHELAALYGEPSIQKVAKAGRIRWAGHVARMPDNNPAKLVFASDPVGTSRRGAQRARWADQVERDLASTGRDRGWRAAATIRVLWRTIVDYVLS